In Rhodothermales bacterium, a single window of DNA contains:
- the thiE gene encoding thiamine phosphate synthase, producing the protein MNREQLRSNNRLLHVITDFHHQQRHSHAELTCMALDGGADMIQFRHKSVSVRPFMHEAGLALSAFRAWKRAIPHDRPRVFLVNDRVDVALAIGADGVHVGQSDLPADVVRRMIGPDRILGVTATTLAQCIRAEADGADYIGFGPVYPTRSKDNPASIKGLEGLHEAAQSVSIPVLAIAGITPERCGPVMDTGAGGVAVMSSVVLATHPTAAAREFRIALDR; encoded by the coding sequence ATGAACCGGGAACAACTCCGAAGCAACAACCGACTGCTCCATGTCATCACGGACTTCCACCACCAGCAGCGGCACAGCCACGCCGAACTGACTTGCATGGCGCTGGATGGAGGGGCCGACATGATCCAGTTCCGGCACAAATCCGTATCCGTTCGTCCGTTCATGCACGAAGCCGGACTGGCCCTCTCAGCGTTCCGTGCCTGGAAGCGGGCCATTCCGCATGATCGCCCACGCGTTTTCCTGGTAAACGACCGGGTGGATGTAGCTTTGGCCATCGGTGCGGACGGTGTGCATGTCGGCCAGTCAGACCTTCCGGCGGATGTTGTCCGTCGAATGATCGGTCCCGATCGGATACTGGGGGTGACGGCCACGACCCTTGCCCAATGCATCCGAGCAGAGGCGGACGGGGCGGATTACATTGGATTCGGCCCGGTCTATCCCACGCGTTCAAAAGACAATCCAGCCTCCATCAAAGGTCTCGAAGGACTTCACGAGGCAGCGCAGTCGGTTTCCATCCCTGTATTGGCTATTGCCGGCATCACTCCCGAACGATGCGGTCCGGTCATGGATACGGGGGCCGGGGGTGTGGCCGTCATGTCTTCCGTGGTGTTGGCGACGCATCCAACCGCAGCAGCACGTGAATTCCGGATAGCGCTGGACAGGTAA
- a CDS encoding DUF819 family protein has protein sequence MITEPTTLFATLAAVLAAVFWLSTLKPLARFFEFLPPVIWAYFVPMIMTTAGLTPAISPVYSWMSTYLLPFSLFLLMLTVDVPAILKLGKTALTMMVAGTAGIVIGGAVAYLLFNQFLPDDAWQGMSILSGSWIGGTANMLFIQSSVGADDSILGPIIVVDTVVGYGWMGILIFLSAFQKPFDRWINADTTVIEKTNQRLAELDTTRRPTGVPDLAYIVGMALFVSVLAMALADQLPSIGNPTIISGSTWAILIVVTLGLILSFTRLRSLEHAGASKVGYFALYLLLTSIGARADLAAVLDAPMYMLTGLVWILIHILILLMVAKLIRAPLFFVATGSMANIGGAASAPIVAGVYFPAMAPIGLLMGVSGYILGIYAALLAARILSYLSTIV, from the coding sequence GTGATTACTGAACCCACCACCCTGTTTGCGACGCTGGCGGCTGTATTGGCGGCGGTTTTCTGGCTGTCGACATTGAAGCCGCTGGCCCGTTTCTTCGAATTCCTGCCGCCGGTCATCTGGGCGTATTTCGTACCCATGATCATGACAACCGCAGGCCTGACACCCGCTATCAGTCCCGTTTATTCGTGGATGTCCACGTATCTGTTGCCGTTCTCGCTCTTCCTGTTGATGCTCACCGTGGACGTCCCCGCCATCCTGAAGTTGGGCAAGACCGCACTTACCATGATGGTAGCCGGAACGGCGGGCATTGTCATCGGTGGTGCCGTGGCCTACTTGTTGTTCAACCAGTTCCTGCCAGACGATGCCTGGCAAGGCATGTCCATTCTGTCCGGAAGCTGGATTGGAGGCACGGCCAACATGCTGTTCATCCAGAGCAGTGTCGGTGCCGACGACTCCATCCTCGGTCCGATCATCGTCGTGGATACGGTGGTCGGCTATGGATGGATGGGGATCCTGATTTTCCTGAGCGCCTTCCAGAAGCCGTTTGATCGCTGGATCAATGCGGACACGACGGTCATCGAGAAGACGAACCAGCGTCTGGCGGAGTTGGACACGACCCGTCGCCCAACGGGAGTACCCGACTTGGCCTATATCGTGGGCATGGCCCTGTTCGTTTCGGTATTGGCCATGGCGCTTGCAGACCAGCTCCCGTCAATCGGAAATCCGACCATTATTTCGGGCTCCACGTGGGCCATCCTGATTGTTGTTACGCTGGGGCTCATCCTGTCCTTTACCCGCCTGCGATCCCTGGAGCATGCAGGAGCAAGCAAGGTCGGCTATTTCGCGCTCTACCTCCTCCTGACGTCCATAGGGGCGCGAGCGGACCTGGCAGCGGTGCTGGACGCACCCATGTACATGCTGACCGGACTCGTCTGGATCCTCATACACATTCTGATTCTGCTCATGGTTGCCAAACTCATCCGTGCGCCCCTGTTTTTCGTGGCCACCGGCAGCATGGCGAACATCGGTGGGGCCGCGAGCGCACCCATCGTAGCCGGTGTGTATTTCCCGGCGATGGCCCCGATCGGCCTGTTGATGGGCGTTTCCGGTTACATCCTTGGTATCTACGCAGCCCTGTTGGCCGCAAGGATCCTGAGTTATCTCTCCACGATCGTCTGA
- a CDS encoding M14 family metallopeptidase — protein sequence MMNPSKRATLLALLLLPFLTVSAQQVPLAIETPVSGISSYDGAIPTPDDVLGYRIGTRHTTPAEVIRYYEAVAAASPRVEVRQHAVSYEGRPLVHAVVTSPENHARLEDIREAHITVSESPSSVSDADLGALPVVVYQAYSVHGNEASGTEAALVYLYHLAAGMGPAVEDALEHAVIIIEPMLNPDGRDRFADWVNRHRGGVHTTDPNDLEHNEPWPGGRTNHYWFDLNRDWLVTQHPESKGRMALFHAWRPHVLTDHHEMGGSSTFFFQPGIPLSTNPNTSDLNQALTAEIATYHAAYLDRVGASYFSGESFDDFFYGKGSAFPDINGAVGILFEQGSSRALESEVADGLLHYAYTVRNQFLTSLSTLEAAVEMRPRLLAMQRDFYADALARAERDGHEAWLIDLKKDRTRGQRLAQVLSGHRIRIHELARTVDAGGMTYAPGEAYVVPVRQPQYRLIKAATERTLEYRDSLFYDVSTWTLPLAFNVDFIGVQRLGSVLGQEVSEVPLDGGSVQGMKGGTGYMLKWDRFHAPAALYEILAQEIEARVTSQEVVVFDGTAQVTFPPGSVYVSRYRRDGVDVAGRVDQLVESLSDRWSVEFHGVASELTPVGPDLGGPSVDRLSLPVVAIIAGSGVSSGQAGEAWHALSERFRIPASLLDPDRVSRANLDRYSVIVLPGGGLDTDGTEAITQWVRGGGRLLVMAGATSWAVRNGLLSAEEREVDVDSLLAGRPWNELSSTRGAQAIGGTIFEMELDATHPLSWGIGKRLPGFHNNSEVWASTGGPGTLIGRYIDAPLLSGYVSEERLATLPGAATVMVERHGGGRVVAFANRLNFRAYWLGTQRLFMNAVMFAPVY from the coding sequence ATGATGAACCCATCGAAACGTGCCACCCTGCTGGCCCTCCTGTTGCTGCCGTTCCTGACCGTTTCTGCCCAGCAGGTTCCGCTGGCCATCGAAACTCCCGTCAGCGGCATTTCTTCCTACGACGGCGCAATACCCACTCCGGATGATGTTCTGGGGTATAGGATTGGCACACGTCATACGACGCCCGCTGAAGTCATCCGGTACTACGAAGCGGTTGCGGCGGCAAGTCCCCGAGTCGAAGTCCGTCAGCATGCGGTCTCCTATGAAGGACGTCCGTTGGTCCACGCGGTCGTTACTTCGCCTGAGAACCACGCCCGGTTGGAAGACATCCGGGAGGCGCATATCACGGTCTCGGAATCGCCGTCCTCGGTGTCGGATGCAGACCTGGGTGCCCTTCCCGTGGTGGTGTACCAGGCCTACAGTGTGCATGGCAACGAGGCATCGGGAACCGAGGCCGCGCTGGTCTATCTGTACCACCTTGCAGCGGGAATGGGCCCTGCCGTTGAGGACGCGCTGGAGCACGCGGTGATCATCATTGAACCCATGCTCAATCCGGACGGACGCGATCGGTTCGCGGATTGGGTCAATCGCCATCGTGGTGGCGTTCACACGACGGATCCCAACGACCTGGAACACAATGAACCATGGCCGGGCGGCAGAACGAATCATTACTGGTTCGATCTCAACCGGGATTGGCTGGTCACGCAGCATCCGGAGTCCAAGGGCAGGATGGCTTTGTTTCATGCCTGGCGCCCCCATGTCCTGACCGACCACCACGAAATGGGGGGCAGTTCCACCTTCTTTTTCCAACCCGGCATTCCACTCAGCACGAACCCCAACACGTCCGATCTGAATCAGGCCTTGACGGCTGAGATCGCAACCTACCACGCTGCGTACCTGGATCGTGTGGGTGCGTCCTATTTCTCAGGCGAGTCTTTCGATGACTTTTTCTACGGAAAAGGATCGGCATTCCCGGACATCAACGGAGCCGTCGGCATCCTGTTTGAGCAGGGGTCTTCCCGCGCCCTTGAAAGCGAGGTGGCCGATGGCCTGTTGCATTACGCCTACACGGTCCGGAATCAATTCCTGACCTCCCTGTCCACGCTCGAAGCCGCCGTGGAAATGCGCCCCCGATTGTTGGCCATGCAGCGGGATTTCTATGCTGATGCGCTGGCCCGGGCGGAGCGGGACGGCCATGAGGCGTGGCTGATCGATTTGAAGAAGGACCGGACGCGTGGACAGCGGCTTGCCCAGGTGCTGTCCGGCCACCGGATCCGGATCCATGAACTTGCGCGGACGGTGGATGCCGGTGGTATGACGTACGCACCGGGCGAAGCCTACGTCGTGCCCGTGCGGCAGCCTCAATACCGGTTGATCAAGGCAGCGACAGAGCGCACGCTGGAGTACAGGGATTCACTCTTCTACGATGTCTCCACCTGGACCTTGCCGCTGGCCTTCAACGTGGACTTCATCGGTGTGCAGCGTCTGGGATCCGTGTTGGGACAGGAAGTGTCCGAAGTGCCCTTGGACGGTGGAAGCGTGCAGGGAATGAAGGGAGGGACCGGATACATGTTGAAATGGGACCGTTTCCATGCTCCCGCAGCGCTCTACGAAATCCTGGCTCAGGAAATCGAGGCGCGGGTAACCAGTCAGGAAGTGGTCGTGTTCGATGGTACCGCGCAGGTGACCTTCCCTCCCGGGTCGGTCTATGTATCGAGATACCGCAGGGACGGGGTTGACGTGGCCGGCCGGGTGGACCAATTGGTGGAGTCGTTGTCTGATCGATGGTCCGTCGAGTTCCACGGCGTGGCCTCTGAATTGACCCCCGTCGGGCCGGACCTGGGCGGACCTTCAGTGGACCGATTGTCCCTGCCCGTAGTGGCCATCATCGCTGGATCCGGCGTCAGTTCGGGACAGGCCGGTGAAGCCTGGCATGCCCTCAGCGAACGATTCCGCATCCCGGCATCGCTGCTGGATCCGGACCGGGTTTCCCGGGCAAACCTCGACCGGTACTCCGTGATCGTCCTGCCTGGTGGTGGATTGGATACCGACGGAACTGAAGCGATTACCCAATGGGTTCGGGGCGGTGGCCGGCTGCTCGTCATGGCGGGGGCTACCAGTTGGGCGGTCCGGAATGGCCTGTTGAGCGCGGAAGAGCGGGAGGTGGATGTGGACAGCTTGCTGGCAGGAAGACCCTGGAATGAATTGTCATCCACGCGGGGAGCCCAGGCAATCGGAGGGACGATCTTCGAGATGGAATTGGACGCGACGCATCCGCTTTCATGGGGTATAGGTAAGCGCCTGCCCGGATTCCACAACAACTCCGAAGTCTGGGCATCCACCGGAGGCCCCGGTACGCTGATTGGACGCTACATCGATGCGCCCCTGTTGAGTGGATATGTTTCGGAAGAGCGGCTGGCAACCCTTCCCGGTGCCGCAACGGTCATGGTGGAACGGCACGGAGGAGGACGTGTCGTAGCTTTCGCCAATCGACTCAATTTCCGCGCGTATTGGCTGGGTACGCAGCGCTTGTTCATGAACGCGGTGATGTTCGCCCCGGTCTATTGA
- a CDS encoding ATP-binding protein, whose translation MNEAYDILVVSSDPTLTDELTVFLDDRFVIHGLSLADLAGGLPDAHAVLVDERIGTAQLRSVLHDLLSGQSSTAVLVVQRSQDDTGHAALIRMGVQDVVPWTEDGRATFADRLQMAIERARILGITQEAAFHIRTVVEHLSDAVLIVDESDRVVFANPAFEDMLGQPIEALYGAPCPFGLPENPGNAADMHILEWNRPDGTTLNAGVFISTLHWDGRAARMLAMRDLSSEYEVREVLLRARSTAEKTEELKASFLANMSHELRIPLASIIGFAEILAENATDDETREFATLIQESGGRLLRSINAVLDMTRLEAGRYEPVPENVDAADVIDSAVRLMKPLADEKKLELIRTGPSPLAFRTDPLFLERIVNNLVGNAIKFTTNGWVRVSWKQEHGELIVCVRDTGIGISEAFLPELFDEFTQESTGRGRSYDGTGLGLAITRKLVERLGGTIEVVSEKGAGTEFSVNIPESEA comes from the coding sequence ATGAATGAGGCGTACGACATTCTTGTCGTCAGTTCCGATCCCACGCTGACCGACGAACTCACGGTCTTCCTGGATGATCGGTTCGTCATTCATGGCCTGTCGTTGGCCGATCTGGCCGGCGGACTTCCAGACGCACACGCGGTCCTGGTCGACGAACGCATCGGGACGGCGCAACTCCGGTCCGTACTGCACGACCTCCTTTCAGGTCAGTCCAGCACGGCCGTCCTCGTGGTCCAGCGCTCCCAGGACGATACCGGTCACGCGGCCCTTATCCGGATGGGAGTGCAGGACGTGGTTCCATGGACGGAGGACGGCCGTGCCACGTTTGCCGACCGCCTTCAAATGGCCATCGAGCGTGCCCGGATCCTCGGTATCACCCAGGAGGCTGCATTCCATATCCGAACCGTCGTAGAGCACCTTTCCGACGCGGTCCTGATCGTGGATGAATCCGACAGGGTGGTTTTTGCGAATCCCGCCTTCGAAGACATGCTGGGGCAACCGATCGAGGCGCTCTATGGAGCACCCTGCCCCTTCGGACTTCCGGAAAATCCAGGCAATGCTGCAGACATGCATATCCTGGAGTGGAACAGACCCGACGGAACCACCCTGAATGCCGGCGTCTTCATTTCCACGCTGCATTGGGATGGCCGGGCAGCACGGATGCTGGCCATGCGGGATCTCTCCTCTGAATATGAAGTCCGCGAAGTACTGCTGCGCGCCCGGTCGACGGCGGAAAAGACGGAGGAACTGAAGGCCTCGTTCCTGGCCAATATGAGTCATGAACTCCGGATTCCGCTGGCCAGCATCATCGGCTTCGCCGAGATCCTGGCGGAGAATGCAACGGACGATGAAACACGTGAATTCGCCACGCTCATCCAGGAGTCCGGAGGACGTCTGCTCAGGTCCATCAACGCCGTATTGGACATGACGCGCCTGGAGGCCGGCCGCTACGAGCCCGTGCCCGAAAACGTGGATGCGGCCGACGTCATTGACAGCGCGGTGCGACTCATGAAGCCACTGGCTGACGAGAAAAAGTTGGAACTCATCCGGACGGGGCCCTCCCCGTTGGCGTTCCGGACCGACCCGCTTTTCCTGGAGCGGATTGTGAACAATCTCGTCGGCAATGCCATCAAGTTCACGACCAACGGATGGGTCCGGGTGTCCTGGAAACAGGAACATGGCGAACTGATTGTCTGCGTCAGGGACACGGGGATCGGCATTTCCGAAGCATTCCTGCCTGAATTGTTCGACGAGTTCACCCAGGAAAGCACCGGCCGCGGCCGCTCCTACGACGGAACCGGGCTCGGACTCGCCATCACCCGTAAGCTGGTTGAACGACTGGGGGGGACTATTGAGGTGGTCTCCGAAAAAGGTGCTGGAACGGAATTCTCAGTCAACATCCCTGAATCTGAAGCGTGA
- a CDS encoding N(4)-(beta-N-acetylglucosaminyl)-L-asparaginase, with translation MKSGLIAGAGALLPGALGPVRVYGSTPGTPIGEHRSPGPVVISSRNGLEAVSRAMASIQAGADALDAVVSGVNLVEEDPDDRSVGYGGLPNADGVVQLDASVMHGPSGRAGAVACLEGVMYASRVAVQVLRRTDHVLLTGKGAQDFARMHGFPIENLLTEEARLEWVTWKEGLSPVDEYLPPHGLDDEGIGMHVRESKRHWGTIHCSGIDLAGNISGVTTTSGLAYKIPGRVGDSPIPGAGLYVDNNVGAAGSTGRGEANLEALSCHLIVERMRAGDTPEAACLFACQRIADRTRLAHLRDRNGRPDFNVQFYALNKSGQVGGAEIWGGDGRFAVADSQGARTVPLAWLYKS, from the coding sequence TTGAAAAGCGGTTTGATTGCGGGTGCCGGCGCCTTGTTGCCCGGCGCGCTTGGACCTGTACGCGTGTACGGATCCACTCCGGGCACGCCAATTGGCGAACACCGATCGCCAGGCCCGGTCGTGATTTCAAGCCGGAATGGCCTCGAAGCCGTATCGCGGGCCATGGCGTCCATCCAGGCGGGCGCGGACGCGCTCGATGCCGTGGTTTCGGGTGTCAACCTGGTGGAAGAGGATCCCGATGACCGGAGTGTGGGGTACGGGGGCTTACCCAATGCGGACGGCGTGGTCCAGTTGGACGCTTCAGTCATGCATGGTCCGAGCGGGAGGGCCGGTGCCGTGGCGTGCCTCGAGGGTGTCATGTATGCTTCCAGGGTTGCGGTCCAGGTGCTCCGTCGGACGGACCATGTCCTGCTTACCGGGAAGGGCGCACAGGATTTTGCACGGATGCATGGATTCCCGATTGAGAACCTGTTGACGGAGGAGGCACGTCTTGAGTGGGTGACCTGGAAGGAAGGCCTTTCACCGGTAGACGAATATCTGCCTCCACACGGGCTGGACGATGAAGGTATTGGCATGCACGTGCGTGAGTCAAAGCGGCACTGGGGTACCATCCATTGCAGTGGCATTGATCTGGCAGGGAATATATCAGGGGTGACGACCACGTCCGGACTGGCGTACAAAATCCCGGGGCGGGTTGGGGATTCCCCCATTCCGGGCGCTGGACTCTATGTCGACAATAACGTCGGTGCTGCGGGATCGACGGGGAGGGGCGAAGCCAATCTGGAAGCCCTGTCCTGTCACTTGATCGTCGAACGCATGAGGGCCGGCGACACGCCTGAGGCGGCCTGTCTCTTTGCGTGCCAACGCATTGCAGATCGTACCCGACTCGCACATCTTCGGGATCGGAATGGACGTCCGGACTTCAACGTCCAATTCTATGCCCTCAACAAATCCGGACAGGTCGGTGGTGCCGAAATCTGGGGAGGTGACGGCCGGTTTGCCGTGGCCGATTCCCAGGGTGCCCGTACTGTCCCTCTTGCCTGGTTGTACAAATCCTGA
- a CDS encoding aminopeptidase P family protein yields the protein MPYADRLNRLYAVMDDHGLDVLILNPGPTLPYMTNLHFHISERPVVACFVPDSTPTLVCPQLELLKVEHAPFALDTYSYSESLESWQTAFTAALEHVPAGSRVGIEDRCLRVLELRFLERAMPQATFVSAEPVVASLRMQKDALEVETMTRAVKIAEQALADTLPHVRPGVTEREINARLIQAMLQHGSGGELPFQPIIAFGANSANPHAVPTDYAAQEGDLILFDWGANVDGYFSDLTRTFALGEPSEELRNVYETVRKANEAGRAAGGPGIPAGDVDKATRSVIETAGYGRFFVHRTGHGLGLEVHEDPYIRSDNQQPLAEGMTYTVEPGIYLAGKGGVRIEDDMLVTPDGCRSLSTWPRELTILPT from the coding sequence ATGCCTTACGCAGACCGACTCAATCGACTTTATGCCGTGATGGACGACCACGGCCTGGACGTGCTCATCCTGAATCCGGGACCTACGCTTCCGTACATGACCAATCTGCATTTCCACATCAGCGAACGTCCCGTCGTGGCCTGCTTCGTTCCGGATTCCACGCCGACCCTCGTCTGTCCGCAGCTCGAATTGCTGAAAGTCGAACATGCGCCGTTCGCGTTGGATACCTACTCCTATTCAGAGAGCCTCGAATCCTGGCAAACGGCATTCACGGCGGCACTCGAACACGTACCCGCAGGGTCCCGTGTGGGCATTGAGGATCGCTGCCTCCGGGTGCTGGAGCTGCGGTTCCTGGAGCGCGCCATGCCTCAGGCCACGTTTGTTTCGGCCGAACCCGTCGTGGCCTCGCTGCGCATGCAAAAGGATGCGCTGGAAGTAGAAACCATGACCAGGGCCGTAAAGATTGCCGAGCAAGCCCTGGCCGATACATTGCCACACGTGCGACCCGGTGTCACCGAGCGCGAAATCAACGCCCGTCTCATCCAGGCCATGCTGCAACATGGCTCGGGAGGTGAACTCCCCTTCCAACCGATCATTGCCTTCGGCGCGAACAGCGCCAATCCCCATGCCGTTCCAACCGATTATGCCGCGCAGGAAGGGGATCTCATCCTCTTCGACTGGGGGGCCAATGTGGATGGCTATTTCTCGGACCTGACGCGCACATTCGCCCTCGGCGAGCCTTCAGAGGAGTTGCGGAACGTATACGAAACGGTCCGGAAGGCCAATGAGGCGGGACGGGCAGCCGGCGGCCCCGGCATTCCGGCAGGGGACGTCGACAAAGCCACGCGGTCGGTTATTGAAACAGCTGGATACGGGCGCTTTTTTGTCCACCGTACCGGCCACGGCCTGGGATTGGAAGTCCACGAGGACCCGTATATCCGGTCCGATAATCAGCAGCCACTGGCCGAGGGAATGACGTACACGGTGGAGCCAGGCATATACCTGGCAGGCAAAGGAGGCGTACGCATTGAGGATGACATGTTGGTTACACCGGATGGATGTCGTTCCCTGAGTACCTGGCCTCGGGAATTGACCATCCTCCCCACATGA